The DNA window CCTCTCCCACAGCCAGGAATACCTGCCATGAGGCAGCCTGCAACAGGAGAGGTCCCTGAGCACATGTAGGAGTGGGTTTTATAGGTTTTATACAATAACTGTCacttttttttagaattttccAAGTTTCAGCTATAGTATATTTCTTATAAGaacaggagaggaagaaaggaaacaaaatagtctattgaaggattttttcctaataaaagtTTTCCACTAACTTGTGCCCTGCtttctccctgcacagctgctgagcAATACTGAAGGGTTGCTCCTGACTGAAGCCCTAAGGCTGTGATAACTCAGTGTCTGCTCCAGGCTAGGGCCTCAGGGCTTCACACAAAGGTCTGGAATCAGGAAACCTGTCTCataaaactggttttattttgtcaaCATTCCCATCAAATCTGTGCAGACCATGTTGCTGATgatcaaaacccaaaaaatcaaaaaaggcCTTTTATTGCCTGTTGTACCAATCCCTGTGGAAGAggatccagctctgctcttAGCTCTGCAGCCAAAACCAAAATCTGCTGATTTGAGGAGCAGAGAGACTTTTAGATTCCCCAGGAAACAGGTAAGTGAAAGATGGTTTTGTTTAGCgttgctgaaagaaaaacatctaaGGCTTGTCTTCACAGGGAAGTGATTATGAAATAactggagcagccctgctggggctggtaACTCAGATTCCCCTTCCCCCATCCAAAcaagcacaaagaaaaacaaccttGTGGGGATTCTGTGAGCTTTCCCTGGGTTAGATCAGAAGCTGCCTGCAAGGGATATTCCACCTTTccctctcccaggctggcagccctggggctctgctctccaggccGTGGCAGCGTGTCCCACGCAGGGTCCCTACCACCAGCGGAAGTGGGCGTACGCCCGGTTGGCCTCTGCCATCTTGTGCAGGACGTGCTTCCTCTTGATGACAGGCCCCTCGTTGTTGAaggcctggagcagctcctgggagagcTTTTCTGGCATCATTGTCCGGCGGTGCTTGTTCTCCCTGCACTCGGTGATCAACCACTTCATGGCCAGGAAGCGCTTCCGATTGTCCGTCAGCGGGACGGGCACCTGCAAAGGGTTAAACCATGGAAGTTACCAGAACCTGCTCCTCcccacacagcaccagcacatgttcactgtgctgctctctgcagccagaCCCGCTCCTGACAGCTGAGAACTGCCAGTTCTGCTCTGTCCATAGGAACTGGCCACCGCTACCGAAATGGAAATGCCTGTTCAGGAGGTGGGGCCAGGCTGGTTTGAGTTAGCAGAGATGGGAGATGGTCACAGAATCagagcatggtttgggttggaaggaccttaaagatcatctcaccTCAAAGCCCATACTCAGAGACAGATTCTGCTTGTGTTTTAAATATCCCACTGGATCTAGGTGACCCATTTTGCCATGCTGACCTGCCCCAGTGCTTTGGGACCTCTCCCCAAGCAACAACATGGTGCAGTGGAAAGGGTGGGACTGGCAGTCCAAGGACTACCAATTCTTTTGCTGCTGATCTCTGACTCTTTGGAAAATACTTGCTGTGTATGTCTCCTCACATCTAGTCAGAGAAGCAGACACTGCTGCTGAttaatggctggacttgatTAATTGTAGAAGTCTTTTCTGATTTTACTGATTCTGTGACAGGGGAAGCACAACACTCAGAGGTGGGGATCCTGATTTTGGACAGTTTCTAGGTGCTGTTTTATTCCAGATTGCAAAGTGACTCTTTCCAGGGAGAGATGATCTTGAGCTGATGGGGTGGAAACCACTTCATCTGCCTCCCTAGCTAATTATGTCCCACCAGATGTGCTCCCAGTCCCCCTTTCACCTGGTAGGTTTTGCCTCCTCTGGTGATGCTGCTAAGCCCAATGATGGGCTGGCAGTTCTTGAGAGCCTGGTGGAAAATTACATAGGGGTTGCATTCAATTGTGTCCTTCTCATTTTCTGGAGCTTTGTGGTacttctccagctgcttcctTTTAATGTTCTCCAGAgtcttggaagaaaaataaggagaCATATTGAGCAGATGGATTCTCCTACTCCATGAGGTTACATCATTTTCACCTGAGCATCTGGTCCTCCAGACACAGAGGCAAAAAACCCATTGGGAATTCTTTAAGTCAAGTTTTACTTCACTCCCTTCCAGCTCTTCAGTCTCTTTTACCAGTCATTGCATTTCAGGTGAGGGATGAACAGCACAAATGTGGGCCAGAAgtcagggaagggcagggacaaAGTGGAGCCAGGAATAGGAGTCTGTGCACTAAGCATCCTCCCCTGCAAAGCCTACACTCCAGAGCCTGTGTGGTTTTCTGTAACAGGGAATCAGTTAATTGGGAGCATTTGGGCAAAATGTGTTCCCGTTTCAATGGATTTCAAGTGTGGAACAGACCAGGTGGGACCAGCAGTTAATAGCAGTTGCTGTGGGTCAGAGCAGGCTCAAAGCTGTGTCATGTAGGTGACATCTCTGGGACTTCAATGCAAGTTATACAGAGGGCAAGGCATGACAGAGTGCTGCAAAGATGATCTTTAGAGAAAATTATGCTCTTTAAGGGTGTTCTCTGCATTTATGCAGTGCAAAAGGACACAGGGATGCCAGAGGATGGAAAGAGAAGGTTCTCCATGaagctgctgtcacctcctggtCTGTGAGCTAATGAGGCTGAGGCAATGAACATTTTATCAAACAAATCATGTTTGGAATCATGTTGTGAGCAGTGTGTGGCAGGACCACAGAGATGGACCACCCAAGTCCTTGTAATTCCCAGTTTCAGTGGGTTTGATATCCCAGCTTTTAACATAATAGTGAGTAGAAACCTGAGTTCTTACCTGAGACATGAGGTTTCTGGCTAGCACTTTATTTCCACTCTTCATCATCATATtggtgaatttactgtaaacaCAAAGTCAGATAGGATCTGATATGAATTCTGATTTTATcacccacaggaaaaaaacccctacctCCCTTCCTTTGTGTTGTTCCCATGCTTAAGTGTGGGTGCTGCCAGATCTGCTGTAATTATCTCTAATCACTCCAGGACAATGGACTCGTTGATGGGAAAAGGTTAATCTAGAATATAGGGATTATGCTGCAACAAAAGGCAAtgtgcagccagcagctgaaggcagaggagggcagcacagctcccaggcaTTTTTTGagagaggaggagctgcttcTTTCTCTGACCTGATCATAGGGTCACTGAACACGGAACTGGAGAGAGTGGGAAGAGCAGCTTTGATTGGTCGAACAGTCTTAAGTTCCATTtgctccctttcctcctcagACAGCTCCTCTAAAGGTCTCTCATACGATTCCTTTTTCACTTCTGGCTCCAGGTAGCTGGGGTTGTAGCGGCTCCATCTCACCGGCATTATCCTGCAGGGAACAAGAGAAGCGGGGCTGTAACCCAGTGCCCGTGCTGTGTCGCGACAGGGATGCAAACAGATGTGAACACGCCTCAGAAGGACATGCTAGATGAGAGAGGCATCCCATGGCAGCGGACGAGCGGTTCAATGAGTTCAGTTCAATTCTATCCCATTTTTCACTGTTCCTGTGGCCAGGCATTGGAAGCGGGTGCGCAGGGgggtggtggaatcaccatccctggagctcctcAAGAGGAGTCTGCACCTGGGCGATGTGGTTTAGGGATTAGAGCGGCAGTGTTGTGTGCTGGATGGCCTtaaagatctcttccaaccttgagAGCTCTATACCTGTCTGAGCCCGGCAGGAACAGGCGGGCGGCCTGTCCGTGTGCCCCAGGAGCGGCGCACACCCTCCCCGCATCCCTCGTGCGCTCCCAGCGAGCCACCCCCCGGCCTCCCCCCTCGCTGCCCATGTTCCCTGGTGGGGAGAAGCCCCCAAGGAgtcctcccagcccctctccccgcTCACCGGGGCAGCCAGGCCCGCAGCCTCCCCGCCAGCCCCGCCGCGCTGGGCGCCGCCATCTTCCCTGCGCGCGCGgccgcgggggcggggccagcccggctgggggcggggccagcgccTGCCCCGCCCCCTCGCGCGGCTCtcgcgcgggcggggcggggccccGGGTCGCTCCGGCAACATGGCGGAGGCTGAGGGGGAGAGCCTGGAGTCGTGGCTGAGTGAGTACCGCGGGCGTGGGGGCACCGCCCGGCCCCTCCGaaccccggccccgctgccccccggcCCCTCAACCCCTTCCCAGCGCCTCCCTGCAGCCTCAACCGGGCGGGAACCCGGGGGCCGTCCCGCGGAGGCCGGGGGGTGACAGCGCCGTGGGGATGGGTTGGCGCAGCCCCCAGGCCCGGGGCAGTTTCAGGGGCCCGGGATGCGCCGTGCCGGGGAAGGGCCGGGGCCGCCCTGGCGGCGCTCAGCTCGCTGTGGGACGCGGCAGCGGCTGGGGCCGGTACCGGCCTCGTGTTGGAGATGGGGCAGCGAGCGGGTCTGCAGCTCGCCCTGCTCggcacctgctgctgcttcttgtcCATAAAGGGTCACGGTTCGTGTCTGGCCCTCCCTTTATTCCCTTGCCTGGGTTGTGGCCCGCCGAGTACAGCCCGAGTGCTGTTCGTGAGGTTCAGAATTGAGGGATTTCCCCGATGAATTGTATTTAGGTGTTACACAACTGTGATTTTCAAGTAGACAAGTCCTGCTTTGTGCCCGGCTGCAGTTTCAGGGTAGTTGTGGACATCTATTCATATCAAAACCCTTTGTCAGAATAAGGTGCCTTAAAGGTTAGAGGGGACAAACCCCTGTGTTTGCTGATGCCCTAAAGGTTAGAGGGGACAAACCCCTGTGTTTGCTGACGCCCTAAAGGTTAGAGGGGACAAACCCCTGTGTTTGTTggtgcccagcccctgctgagtTTCCCCTGCCTGTGTATCTGTCCGTGCTGCCCGTGTCATCTGGGCTCTGGCTGTACAGAACACAGGATGTGATTCCTGAATGAGCCAGTCGTAactgtaattgtttttcttATATTCCACACACAGGAGCTcttgctgctgtccctgggaggCCATGCTGCACATCAGAGCCTGTTGCctagattttcttcttttttttagtaGTTATTTGTTTGATTATGGCAGCAAGTGAAGTTCCAAGTAGTCAGGCACTGCACTGGGCAAACAGGAGAAGATGGTCATTAGCCCAAATACCTCAGAGTGCAAAACCTGGTACCCTTGGAGCTATCCTTCCATAAACAAGACTAGATCATTCTCCTTCTTTCTTGATATTTTGATATAAAATTCAAACATGTACATGTTGTCATGATCTGTTATATGAGTTACTGGCTGAAAGATGTTTTTAGCTCAATCCCTTCTGACCCTTTAGCGTTTTTGCTCCTCCTCTGAACTCCCACAATTTGTCAGTATCTTTTGTTGTAGCCAGTGAGACTCAAGAAGGAACACCCACATCCCTTCCTTGCAATCTTTCTCTAAGGAGAGCTGACTCACCCAGTTCAGTTTGTGTGTGAAAATATCTCTAGTAGGAAGGATATTTTGGGTTGTATAGCCTGGAATGCTTCCTGACTGCTTGTCTTGTAGGGATAATTTTTAATTGAGGAAGTTAAGGGAGAGGTGATGTGTCCTTGGCCAAGGGGCTAAAGGGAAGAGTTGCAAAGGCCTTACTCACTGTGAGAAGCATTGCAGCGAGCCTGATTGCAGAGGGGCACACATTTTTCAAGGCTTGAGTGCTGCTCTCTGGTTTCGGAGGATGCTTTTATGCCAGGTCACTGCTACAGTGATCGCTGCTGGTGTGGCTGTATCGCCCCTCCCATCGCAGGCAGCGCAGAGCTTTCCGTGGCCGGGAATTAGCGGCGGAGTCGGGAGGTCGGGCcggcagagctggagcagctcccggCTCTCACCTGCCCTCCCGAGCGGTTTTTTCTGTAATCATGACAAAGCCGTGGCTAATGCCAGCCTTGGGGTTGTGCCATGCTGTGCCCTTCCTAAGGGAatggctcagcagcacagccaacTTCCCAGCCACGGAAAGATGGAGAATTTCttactgaaaatgtttttgtttgtttgttttttttcccctgtggtGGTGTGCAGCcttctgctgccctgcctctggCATCAGGTGGAGTCACAGAGCCATGAAGTAACATCATCCTCgtgtcctgctctgcagcaggatctGCGCCTCAGCCTGGGATGGTCTGGCATCTGCATGTCCTGCCTCATTCcaggcagctgggatgggagaaAGGTGATCCTTCCTGTCctgtctcctcctgcctggcagctctgagctgaaaCACAAGAAGGTTAGGAGACAATGTCAGTTGTGCAAACACAActggagctgctttttctgctgcatccAAAAGGAAGCTTCTTGTATCCCACTCGTGTGAGGCTAAGGCAGTGTTCCACTGTGGAACAGATGCAAATGGATGAAATATAATTGTCTTcgtttcttttttccttggtttgtCTGGCTCAGCATTATTTTCTGCCCAGGACTGCAGAGTCTGACTGTTAGACTGGtcatggctgggctgggaatgagaGGCTAAGCCTGACCTGGGGAAACTCTTTGTTGGGATGGCTTTGGCTCATTTCAGTAGAGAAGTGAACCCAGGAAAACAGGAACATTCATTACCAGGCAGTTAATGGTCTGTGgttcttttccttccagcatCGTTTATctccagagaaaacaaacacctttgTTTCATATCTAATTATTAATCTGAATATTGCCTCATTAGCATTTCAGTCTGGCACAGCACCTAAGGGCTGAGTGGTCTGATACTCAGGGTGGGTGTGATGCAGCTTTGTTTGTACtgagcacattaaaaaaaagctgaaaactgaGGCTGAAGTGGTAGCAGGACTGAGGTAGTGCCAAGACTTCAGTCCCCAGATTGCTGGTTTAGATTCATGTGGTTACCAGTGTGAAATGGGTTTTTCAGGAGGGGACCAGGTGGACAAGTGTCTCTGGAAGCAAATAACTGGTACCAAATGGGCCTTGCTTGGCAGTTTCAACAGAAAAGCCAAGGACTGGATATTCCAGAGCAACTCTTCATCCTGGAGTGAATCCTTTCCATGAGGGTTGAAGCATATTTATAAAGCAGCACAGACGAGCTCCTTGCCTACATTTTAAGCATTCTTCATAAAAATAGAGAGGATTTTAAGTCACAACCTGATAGACGTGACACAGCTTCCTGTAGGGCTGGAGAGGTGAAGTGAGGTGATTCCACTCCTCTGGGATGCTGAGTTCATGTGGCTGTGCTGAGACTGGGAACAGCTATCCATACACCCTGTTGTGTTGTGTCATGCAAACACATCCAtctccagagccagggcaggactTATGATCAAGctcattaatttttatgaaCCAAGATTTCATATGGAGGTTTTATGCGTGCTGGAAATAAGCAGTTTCTTCATGTGGAACAGCACTTCCCTTTGGCAGTCACTCTCTCCTTCTGAGACTTCACTGTCTTTGTGTCAGAGCTTTTGCAGAAAAATCTTAGATGAGTCTGAGAGCATGAAATAATCCAGTGTCATTGCAAAAAGTTTTTGGAGCTATTTGGAACAGCTTTACAGTTAACACTTTTGAATATGGAAATCTTGgttatgttttcctgtttgtaCCACATCATTTTCCTAATTTCAGGATATGCAGCCAATAGAGTCCAGTTGGATGTGTGGCCTTATCTGCTTGTGCTCCTCCTGCATTTATTAAGTAAATTCCCTTAATTCCAGCCAGGAACTGAGTGTTTTTCTTCTGGGCCTGCCAAGCACAAGAGGTGCTTTGGAGCCCCAAACTACCACAGTGCTGTTTGACTTACATGAAGAGATTGTTATAATCCATGGTTTCCTGATGCTTCCAAGGTGTTCATCAGGTGGAAATGTGGTGATAAGATTTAGCTGCCAGGAACAACTGTTCCAAACAGTTGTTTGGCTCTGCAGAAGTTGTCTTTTAAACTGAGCTTCCCTTGAATCTCTAGAGTTTAAAACCAGCCTGGCACCTCAGCAAGTTCTACAGGATGTTATCTTGCAGTTtttcctccctggctgctgtctTCTGCTTATCTGGGGTTCCATAGAGGTCAGCAGGGGGCACAGAGATTGACCAGTGGAATATTTTACCATGCaatccatggaaaaaattaCTTGCTTTACAAATATCATTCTGTGGGGAGGAAAACCTGAGCAAACCTTGCAggatgggcacagcaggagggCTGAGGTGCACTGGGAAAGGGAGGCTTTGGAGTACATGCCTGACAGCTGTTTAGCTGTCTCTGGAAAGGTAAAAGGATATGTTTTAATGATGATAAAAAATGGCATTTGGTAATGCAgcatgtgtttgttttgttagaCTTCCCTCTGAGATGAAAGTACAGGGATgtgtgctgggttttttcctgcccTTCATCCTCTGCTCTATACTATCTGACTAAGCaatatttaatttcctaaaCCTCTTtccattatattaaaaattttagGCAGGTTTCTTAAATACCAACCCTTAGATATATAAGGACAGATACAGTGCATTGTTTCTTCcctttcaagaaagaaaaaccatCATATCTGGTCATCTTGGCTGGAAAATTAGGTTAAAGTGGGAATCTGATCTGTTCATTCTACATCAGGGTTAAGTAAAGTACATGGAGAAGATGCATTCATAACCAAAGGGGTGCTCATAGCCTCACTACTCTGAAATCAGTGCAGTGAGGTCCTGCTGCTTAAAGGAGGATCCTTCAGGAGACTGAGATAGCCCTGTCACTAAAGCATTGATCTCTTGGCCTCAGCATGTAGGATTTGAGTTCCTGATTCTGTGCAGGCTGTAGTGTTTATTACTTGCAAGAAGAACTCAATGTGTAATAATAAATTTTAGTTCATAAATCCCAGGAGAAATGCTAAGGCATCAATCAAATCAGCTGGCACTCCAAAAGCAAGTGCTAATGCTAAATGACTGATATTAAACATCTGATGTTCCAGCTCTTGCTTCTGCAAAATTCCCAGggaatacaaaaataatttcatatgtAGAAAGTGTGAGGGTTTAACCTTTAAAGAGTTTAATGTTACAGCCAAA is part of the Catharus ustulatus isolate bCatUst1 chromosome 20, bCatUst1.pri.v2, whole genome shotgun sequence genome and encodes:
- the MRPS7 gene encoding 28S ribosomal protein S7, mitochondrial, translating into MAAPSAAGLAGRLRAWLPRIMPVRWSRYNPSYLEPEVKKESYERPLEELSEEEREQMELKTVRPIKAALPTLSSSVFSDPMISKFTNMMMKSGNKVLARNLMSQTLENIKRKQLEKYHKAPENEKDTIECNPYVIFHQALKNCQPIIGLSSITRGGKTYQVPVPLTDNRKRFLAMKWLITECRENKHRRTMMPEKLSQELLQAFNNEGPVIKRKHVLHKMAEANRAYAHFRWW